GGCAGTACGTCGCCCACGCCCAGGCGCACGCCGTCGGGATCCTCAATCCCGGACGCCACGCCCCGCAGTACTATGTCAGCAGCCTCCTCGCCCAGGGCCGCAAACCCGCCGGGGTTCAGCTCAAGGTCGCGGCGGCGCGCTGCCTGTACCGCGCCCTGCGTTGGGCGGGGGCGACCGAGGCCGACCCTTTCAAGGACGTCCGGATTCCCAAGGACCACACCACCGGACTGGAAAAACGCCCCCCCTACACCGAGCAGGAGATCGGGCGCGTCCTCGAACACGCTTCCGCCCACGACCGCTTCCTGCTGCTCCTGACCGCACACGCAGGGCTACGGATCGCGGAGGCGCTGGCCCTGACCTGGGCCGACCTCGACCTGGAACGCAGACGCCTGAGCGTGACCGGCAAGGGCCGCAAGAGCCGCACCGTACCCATGAGCACCCGCCTCGTCGAGGCCGCCGCGCAGTACCGCGTCCTCTATGGCCCGGGCGGCGAGGCCCACCGGCATGACGAGAACGGCCAGCGCCGCCGCACCACGCCCCAGGTGCAGGCCTTCCGCTACCGCACGGTCCAGAACGCCACCCACGCCATGAAGGGCACCTTCGCCCAGGCCGGGGTCCCGTGGCGGGGCTTCCACGCCGCCCGCAAACATGCCGGCACCAAACTCCTGAGCCGCACCGGCGACCTCGCCACCGTCGCCGCCTTCCTCGGACACAGTTCGGTGGACACGACCCGCAACAGCTACGCGGCCGTCGCCTCGGACGCCGCCTCGGACCAGATGCTCGACTGGTAGGCGGCCGCCGGCCGGACGTGACGTCCGTTCCCGTTCAGGGCCTGGGCCACTGCTGGGCCAGGAGCGCCGCCTCCACACGGTTGCGCACCTGGAGCTTCTGGAGAACGTTGGTCATGTAGTGCTTGACCGTCTTTTCCGTCAGGCCCAGCTCCCGGGCGATCTCTTTGTTGCTGCGGCCCTGAGCCACACCTTCGAGAATCTGACGCTCGCGGGGAGTCAGGGTCTCGACGAGCGGCCCCGGCACCGGGCGGGCAGGCTGGGCCAGTTCGTACAGCAGCCCGCTCGCCAGCAGAGGCGTGATGCTCACCTCGCCCTCGCTGACGGTCCGCACCACCTGACGCAGTTCCCGGCCCGTGACCCCCTTGATGATGTAGCCGCGCGCGCCCGCTTTCAGCGCCCCCAGAACGTCGGTCTCGTCCTCGCTGAAGGTGAGCATCACGACCCGGATGGCGGGATAGGCCACGCCGATGTCCCGCAGGGCATTCAGTCCCCCGCCGGGCAGATGGAGATCGAGCAGCAGCACGTCCGGCAGGTGCTGGGCCGCGAGTTCGGCCGCGTCCGACGCCGAGCCGCCCTGCGCCACGACCACGAGATCGCCCTCGGCCTGCAGCGCCGCCACGACCCCTTCCCGGAACAGGGGATGGTCGTCGACCACCACGACCCGCAGCACCTCATTCATGGGGCACGTCCGGACAGAGCGGCAGATGGATCCGCAGCAGGGTCCCGCTGCCTCCCCGGCAGGTGACCTCGAAGGTACCGCCCAGACTCTCGGCCCGTTCCCGCATCCCCACCAGACCCAGGCGGTCCGGCGGCGCTTCTCCCCGCCACACCAGGCCCGCTCCTCCGTCGGAAATCTCCAGCGTAACCCCCTGCGTATCCAGTGCCAGTTCCACTTTCTGCTCCAGCCCCGCAGCGTGCCGGAAGGCGTTGTTCAGCCCCTCCTGCACGATGCGGAAGGCGGCCATCTTGACACTCAGGGAAACGTCCGGACCGCTCTGGACCTGAGGCGAGAACTCGACTGCCGTGCCCGTGCGGCGCTGGTGGTCGCGGACTGCGCGGGCGACCACGGCTTCCAGCGGCAGGGGGGCCAGTTCCGGGAGGCGCAGGTCCTTGGCGAGGGTCCGCATCTCGCCCAGCGCAGCGCTCAGGGCCTGCTCAACCGGCCCGATCTGGGGGCGCTGCGCCGCAGGCAGCCCGTGCGACAGCGTGTCGAGCCGCAGCAGGGCGTGGCTGATCTCCTGGGCCGGGCCGTCGTGCAGGTCGCTGGCGATGCGGCGCAGAACCTGCTCGTTCATCGCCACGGCACGCGACGCGGCGCGCTGCACGCGGTCGTGCAGCTCGCGGTTGTGCGACAGCAGGGTCTCGAGATGCTGAACCTGGGCGTCGAGTTCGGCGCGCTGGCGGTCGATGGTCTGGCTGCCCCGGCGCACCAGGCCCGACAGCACCAGATAGGTCACCAGCATGATCAGCGCCACGACCACCCAGCTGCGGCCCTGGGCGGCCCGGATCTCACCGGTGAGCTGCCGGGCGTCCTGATAGAACTCCGCGACGGCCAGCACCTGATCGGAGTTTTCGAGGCGGATGGGCGTGTAGGTCTCGATCAGCTGCGGGTAGCGGGGGCGCAGCGTTTCGTTCTCGTCGTCGTCGGGCACCGTCAGGTGGGAGATGACCTCGCCCCGCCACGCACGGGCCTGCTCGGGCTTGACCGCGAAGGTCTGGCCCGCCTGCTCGCCGTAGACCACCCGGCCCCCCGGCCCCCAGATCTTGATGCTCACGATCTCGCGGCCCGGCGAGGTGCCGGCCAATAGCCGCTCGATCGCCGCGATGTGTTCGGGGGCGAGGCGCTCGGCGCGGCTGAGCTCCTGCACCTGCATGACGATGAAGTTCTCGACGTACAGGGCCGTGGTCGCGGCGGTGCGGTGAACGACGCCCTGCTGGATTTCGGTACCCACCCACCAACCCAGGACGAGCAGGCTCACGGTCAGGATCAGCAGGCTGGCCCCCGCGTACTGGCGGGACAACGAACCGCGTCCGGGCGCGCGTAGGGCCTCGCCCCGGCGTGGCCGACCCGGCAGGGCACTGAACGCGGACATCCTGCCCATCATGGCGGATTCGGCGGCGCTGTCTACCGACCTTGGTCGGACACCGCGCCGGCCCGCCGCCGGACCAGGGTCTGTGGGCGGGCCGACGGGACCGGCCTAGAGTGTCCTCACTTCCCCTCCGCACGTCGTCGCCGGTCACCGACAGGGACCGGCCCACCCACCCCACAAGGAGCCTTTGTCATGCCCCATACCTACCGCGCCGCCCTGCTGTTTCCCGTCCTGAGCCTCATGGCCTGTGGCACGGCCCCCACCCCCCAGACCCAGACCGCCGCCCTCCAGGATGCCTCGGCCCAGCCGGCGAGTGCGCGCCTGAGTGCCCAGGCCACCTCCTCGGCCTGCGAAGGCGGCGGCTTCCGCCTCGTCAGCGGCGGCGTGAGCGTGCAGGGCAACCGGGGAGCCGACCTGAACGTCCCCGCCGGAGCCCGGGTCCAGGTGCTCGGCAAGTATGTCGAGTTCGAGGTCGCCGGCGACACGCTCAGCGTCCTGAACTACACGATGACGGGCGCGGCCAACCCGCAGGACATCACCGGCGGGCAGCGCACCGTGGTCTTCGCGTCCAAGGCGGCCGATTTCGGGGGCCGCAAGCTCTCGGGCACGCTCAAGGCCTCGCTGTCGGGCGAGGGGCTGCTGCTGGAGCGCCGCGGTTCCGGCATCAAGATGAAGATCCAGGCCAAGGACTGCGCGCAGGGCGGCATCTTCCAGATGGAACCCGAGACGGGGGGCGCGGTGCAGTTCACCCACACCCTGGGCGCCGGCATGTACTACTTCAAGAATCCCTACACCGGCAAGGTCAACCTGGGCAACGGTACGGACTTCCGGGGCAAGGACAGCCCCCAGGTCGCCAAGCTGGTCTCGCAGAGTGAGACGGTGTCGGTGTGGTCGGTGCAGAGCGGCGGGCGCATGGGCGGCGTGCTGGGCGAGGACGCCGTCGAGATCGGCGCGGGGCCGACCCAGTGCGTCCAGAGCTGCCAGGCCCAGAACCAGATTCGCGGCACGCTGCC
The genomic region above belongs to Deinococcus gobiensis I-0 and contains:
- a CDS encoding tyrosine-type recombinase/integrase, which encodes MTLAQVTSNLLAQTTAWTSLHDDELKRRATLAARDKDAAALSDLTVAYLGHLGGSGVLTSPKTIEAYRLGIRQYVAHAQAHAVGILNPGRHAPQYYVSSLLAQGRKPAGVQLKVAAARCLYRALRWAGATEADPFKDVRIPKDHTTGLEKRPPYTEQEIGRVLEHASAHDRFLLLLTAHAGLRIAEALALTWADLDLERRRLSVTGKGRKSRTVPMSTRLVEAAAQYRVLYGPGGEAHRHDENGQRRRTTPQVQAFRYRTVQNATHAMKGTFAQAGVPWRGFHAARKHAGTKLLSRTGDLATVAAFLGHSSVDTTRNSYAAVASDAASDQMLDW
- a CDS encoding LuxR C-terminal-related transcriptional regulator; amino-acid sequence: MNEVLRVVVVDDHPLFREGVVAALQAEGDLVVVAQGGSASDAAELAAQHLPDVLLLDLHLPGGGLNALRDIGVAYPAIRVVMLTFSEDETDVLGALKAGARGYIIKGVTGRELRQVVRTVSEGEVSITPLLASGLLYELAQPARPVPGPLVETLTPRERQILEGVAQGRSNKEIARELGLTEKTVKHYMTNVLQKLQVRNRVEAALLAQQWPRP
- a CDS encoding sensor histidine kinase; this translates as MSAFSALPGRPRRGEALRAPGRGSLSRQYAGASLLILTVSLLVLGWWVGTEIQQGVVHRTAATTALYVENFIVMQVQELSRAERLAPEHIAAIERLLAGTSPGREIVSIKIWGPGGRVVYGEQAGQTFAVKPEQARAWRGEVISHLTVPDDDENETLRPRYPQLIETYTPIRLENSDQVLAVAEFYQDARQLTGEIRAAQGRSWVVVALIMLVTYLVLSGLVRRGSQTIDRQRAELDAQVQHLETLLSHNRELHDRVQRAASRAVAMNEQVLRRIASDLHDGPAQEISHALLRLDTLSHGLPAAQRPQIGPVEQALSAALGEMRTLAKDLRLPELAPLPLEAVVARAVRDHQRRTGTAVEFSPQVQSGPDVSLSVKMAAFRIVQEGLNNAFRHAAGLEQKVELALDTQGVTLEISDGGAGLVWRGEAPPDRLGLVGMRERAESLGGTFEVTCRGGSGTLLRIHLPLCPDVPHE